In one window of Pseudomonas putida DNA:
- a CDS encoding acetate--CoA ligase family protein, with translation MSQSIRDNLKRLLAPQHLAFVGGRSMARALKRCAEGGFQGPMWLVNPQHLSIDGIPCVATVAELPCGPDAVFIATNRELTLSCVEQLAALGAGGAICYASGFAESGAEGEALQQRLLQAAGNMALLGPNCYGLLDYLHSAALWPVAHGGKTVEKGVAILTQSGNFAYNLSMSDRSLPVAYMASVGNQAQLGVAELMDVLLDDPRVTAIGLHLEGLKNVPGFARAAHKALERGTPIIALKTGVSQIGAELALSHTSSLSGSDALYDALFKRLGVIRVSGPVSFVETLKAAACGQLPQGGRLIALACSGGDAGLIADYAERNQLSLPKLEQCQVEELAQVLPSYANLVNPLDFTTAIWGDGEALQRMLDSALRSDADAAMLVLDYPAEFTGERKECDLLLALYCQALARHGKIGFVTSAFPELLPASAREHLHAHGIAALQGVEDGLAAWGRIVAYQANRQRLLALGESALVPLCPQALTGKARLLDEWQSKQALRPFGLPVPDGRLSTPGSALADSATVGFPLVLKAVSAQLPHKTEAGAVALNLRDGRALEAALHQMRERIHAHAPQVPFDRVLLEPMAEPALAELIVGIKRENGFALALVIGAGGVLVELLKDSTSLLLPTTDGAIRAALLGLRSAGLLLGFRGRPAADLDALVAAIRAVADYACENASQLLELDVNPLMVGANATTAVDALIRLGQA, from the coding sequence ATGTCGCAGTCGATTCGTGACAACCTCAAGCGTCTGCTGGCGCCGCAGCACCTGGCCTTCGTTGGTGGCCGCAGCATGGCCCGCGCCCTCAAGCGCTGCGCCGAAGGCGGGTTCCAGGGCCCGATGTGGCTGGTCAACCCGCAGCACCTCAGCATTGATGGCATCCCGTGCGTGGCCACCGTCGCCGAGCTGCCGTGCGGCCCGGATGCCGTGTTCATCGCCACCAACCGCGAGCTGACCCTGAGCTGCGTCGAACAACTCGCCGCGCTCGGTGCCGGTGGGGCTATCTGCTACGCCTCGGGCTTTGCCGAAAGCGGCGCCGAGGGCGAGGCCTTGCAGCAGCGCCTGCTGCAGGCGGCCGGCAACATGGCGCTGCTCGGGCCCAACTGCTATGGCCTGCTCGACTACCTGCACAGCGCCGCGCTGTGGCCGGTCGCCCATGGCGGCAAGACGGTCGAGAAGGGCGTGGCGATCCTCACCCAGAGCGGCAACTTCGCCTACAACCTGTCGATGAGCGACCGCTCGCTGCCGGTGGCCTACATGGCGTCGGTCGGCAACCAGGCGCAACTGGGCGTGGCCGAGTTGATGGACGTGCTGCTGGACGACCCGCGCGTCACCGCCATCGGCCTGCACCTGGAAGGCTTGAAGAATGTGCCTGGCTTTGCCCGCGCCGCGCACAAGGCGCTGGAGCGCGGCACGCCGATCATCGCGCTGAAGACTGGCGTGTCGCAGATCGGTGCCGAACTTGCGCTCAGCCACACCAGCTCGCTGTCCGGCTCCGATGCGCTGTACGACGCCTTGTTCAAGCGCCTGGGCGTGATCCGCGTAAGCGGCCCGGTAAGCTTCGTCGAGACCCTCAAGGCCGCCGCCTGCGGGCAGTTGCCCCAAGGCGGGCGGCTGATTGCCCTGGCCTGCTCGGGCGGTGATGCCGGGCTGATCGCCGACTATGCCGAGCGCAATCAGCTGAGCCTGCCCAAACTTGAGCAGTGCCAGGTCGAGGAACTGGCCCAGGTGCTGCCCAGCTACGCCAACCTGGTCAACCCGCTGGACTTCACCACGGCCATCTGGGGCGACGGCGAGGCGCTGCAGCGTATGCTCGACAGCGCCCTGCGTAGCGATGCCGATGCGGCGATGCTGGTGCTCGACTATCCGGCCGAGTTCACCGGCGAGCGCAAGGAGTGCGACCTGCTTTTGGCGCTGTACTGCCAGGCCCTGGCGCGTCACGGCAAGATCGGCTTCGTCACCTCGGCCTTCCCCGAGCTGCTGCCGGCCAGCGCCCGCGAGCATCTGCATGCCCACGGCATTGCGGCGTTGCAGGGCGTGGAAGATGGCCTGGCGGCCTGGGGGCGGATCGTGGCGTACCAGGCCAATCGACAGCGCCTGCTGGCATTGGGCGAGTCCGCACTGGTGCCGTTGTGCCCGCAGGCGCTGACTGGCAAGGCGCGCTTGCTGGACGAGTGGCAGTCCAAGCAGGCCCTGCGGCCCTTTGGTTTGCCGGTCCCGGACGGTCGGCTGAGCACCCCTGGTTCAGCGCTGGCCGATTCGGCCACTGTCGGTTTTCCGCTGGTGCTCAAGGCCGTCAGCGCGCAGTTGCCGCACAAGACCGAAGCCGGCGCGGTGGCGCTGAACCTGCGTGATGGCCGCGCGCTCGAGGCCGCGCTGCACCAGATGCGCGAACGTATCCACGCCCATGCGCCGCAGGTGCCGTTCGATCGAGTACTGCTCGAACCGATGGCAGAGCCCGCGTTGGCCGAGCTGATCGTCGGCATCAAACGCGAGAACGGCTTTGCCCTGGCATTGGTCATTGGTGCTGGCGGGGTGCTGGTCGAGCTGCTCAAGGACAGCACCAGCCTGCTGCTGCCCACCACCGATGGCGCCATCCGCGCCGCCTTGCTCGGGCTGCGCAGCGCCGGATTGCTGCTGGGCTTCCGCGGGCGTCCGGCGGCCGATCTGGATGCCTTGGTGGCCGCGATACGCGCGGTGGCCGACTACGCCTGCGAAAACGCCAGCCAGTTGCTGGAACTGGACGTCAACCCATTGATGGTCGGCGCCAACGCCACCACGGCGGTCGATGCGCTGATCCGCCTGGGCCAGGCCTGA
- a CDS encoding pyridoxal phosphate-dependent aminotransferase has protein sequence MRFSKLTQRIAGDGAAAWEIHYRALELQAQGRDILLLSVGDPDFDTPAPIVQAAIDSLQDGHTHYSDVRGKLALRQAIARRHQQRSGQAVDADQVTVLAGAQCALFCVAQCVLDPGDEVIVAEPMYVTYEAVFGACGATVVPVPVKPEHGFRVQAEDVAARITPRTRALALNSPHNPSGASLPRSTWEALAELCVAHDLWLISDEVYSELLYEGEHISPGSLPGMADRTATLNSLSKSHAMTGWRVGWVVGSPALASHLENLALCMLYGSPDFIQDAAVVALEQRLPELEAMREAYRQRRDLVCERLADCPGVKALKPDGGMFVMVDIRQTGLSAQAFSSLLLEEHGVSVLAGEAFGPSAAGHIRLGLVLGAEALSEACRRIAQCASQVLEGRVVTG, from the coding sequence ATGCGTTTTTCCAAGCTGACCCAGCGCATCGCCGGTGACGGCGCTGCGGCCTGGGAGATTCATTACCGCGCCCTTGAGCTGCAGGCTCAGGGCCGCGACATCCTGCTGCTGTCGGTGGGCGATCCGGATTTCGATACCCCGGCGCCGATCGTCCAGGCCGCCATCGACAGCCTGCAGGACGGCCACACCCATTACTCCGATGTACGCGGCAAGCTCGCCCTGCGCCAGGCCATCGCCCGGCGCCACCAGCAGCGCAGCGGCCAAGCCGTCGATGCCGACCAGGTGACGGTGCTGGCCGGTGCCCAGTGCGCGTTGTTCTGCGTGGCCCAGTGCGTGCTCGACCCGGGTGACGAGGTGATTGTCGCAGAACCGATGTACGTCACCTACGAGGCAGTGTTCGGCGCCTGTGGCGCCACGGTGGTGCCGGTGCCGGTCAAGCCCGAGCATGGCTTTCGCGTGCAGGCCGAGGATGTTGCCGCGCGCATCACCCCGCGTACCCGCGCGCTGGCGCTGAACAGCCCGCACAACCCCTCCGGTGCCAGCCTGCCGCGCAGCACCTGGGAGGCGCTGGCCGAACTGTGCGTGGCCCATGACCTGTGGCTGATCAGCGACGAGGTGTACAGCGAGCTGTTGTACGAAGGCGAGCACATCAGCCCTGGCAGCCTGCCAGGCATGGCCGACCGGACCGCGACCCTGAACAGCCTGTCCAAGTCCCACGCCATGACCGGCTGGCGGGTTGGCTGGGTGGTCGGCTCGCCAGCGCTGGCCAGCCATCTGGAGAACCTGGCGCTGTGCATGCTGTATGGCTCGCCGGACTTCATCCAGGATGCCGCCGTGGTGGCGCTGGAGCAGCGCCTGCCGGAGCTCGAAGCGATGCGCGAGGCCTATCGACAGCGGCGCGACCTGGTCTGCGAACGCTTGGCCGATTGCCCGGGGGTGAAGGCACTCAAGCCTGATGGCGGGATGTTCGTGATGGTCGATATCCGCCAGACCGGCCTCAGCGCCCAGGCGTTTTCCAGCCTGCTGTTGGAGGAACATGGCGTATCGGTACTGGCGGGGGAGGCGTTCGGGCCGAGTGCGGCGGGGCATATTCGCCTGGGGCTGGTGCTGGGTGCCGAGGCGTTGAGCGAGGCTTGCCGGCGGATTGCCCAGTGTGCTTCGCAGGTGCTGGAGGGCAGGGTAGTTACAGGTTGA
- a CDS encoding amino acid permease gives MSEPSERKGIHLTRALKSRHIFMLSLGGVIGTGLFMGSGVTINQGGPMGAILAYLVAGFLMYLVMVCLGELSVQMPVSGSFQAHATKYIGPATGFMIGWVYWMSWATTVGLEFTAAGMLMTRWFPEVPIWYWSALFVAVLFGLNALATRAFGEAEYWFSGIKVAAILGFIIVGILVIFGAIPLTSGAPASMLDNLVGDSLFPNGLPAVFAVMMTVVYAFQGCEIMGVAAGETDQPEKSIPRAVRNVVFRVLIFYVLAIAVLSAIVPWQQAGLMESPFVQVFDMVGIPYAADLMNFVILTAILSVGNSGLYASTRILWAMSKSGMAPKSLSPLSSRGVPLRALSITLCFALVSLMTSFIAADTLFMVLMAVSGMSGTVTWIVIALAQYRFRRAFLREGGKLEDIKYRAPLYPLIPLLCITLCSSLFVFLALDETQRPSLYWGFGFIALCYLAYFVMNRKRSQTFVPTAPGV, from the coding sequence ATGTCTGAGCCCTCCGAACGCAAAGGCATCCACCTCACTCGCGCGCTCAAGAGCCGGCACATTTTCATGCTGTCGCTGGGCGGTGTGATCGGCACCGGCCTGTTCATGGGCTCGGGGGTGACCATCAACCAGGGTGGCCCGATGGGGGCGATCCTGGCCTACCTGGTGGCAGGCTTCCTGATGTACCTGGTGATGGTCTGCCTGGGTGAGCTGTCGGTGCAGATGCCGGTATCGGGCTCGTTCCAGGCCCACGCGACAAAATACATCGGCCCGGCCACGGGCTTCATGATTGGCTGGGTGTACTGGATGAGCTGGGCCACCACCGTGGGCCTGGAGTTCACCGCCGCCGGCATGCTGATGACCCGCTGGTTCCCCGAGGTGCCGATCTGGTACTGGTCGGCGCTGTTCGTTGCCGTGCTGTTCGGCCTCAACGCCTTGGCGACCCGGGCTTTCGGCGAGGCCGAGTACTGGTTCTCGGGGATCAAGGTCGCGGCGATCCTGGGCTTCATCATCGTCGGTATCCTGGTCATCTTCGGCGCCATCCCGCTGACCAGCGGCGCACCGGCATCGATGCTCGACAATCTGGTTGGCGACTCGCTGTTCCCCAACGGGCTGCCTGCGGTGTTCGCAGTGATGATGACCGTGGTCTACGCCTTCCAGGGCTGCGAGATCATGGGCGTGGCGGCGGGCGAGACCGACCAGCCGGAAAAGAGCATTCCGCGGGCGGTGCGCAACGTGGTGTTCCGCGTACTGATCTTCTACGTGCTGGCCATCGCGGTGCTGTCGGCCATCGTGCCGTGGCAGCAGGCGGGGCTGATGGAGAGCCCGTTCGTGCAGGTGTTCGACATGGTCGGTATCCCGTACGCGGCCGACCTGATGAACTTCGTCATCCTCACCGCCATTCTCTCGGTGGGCAACTCGGGGTTGTACGCCTCCACGCGCATCCTCTGGGCCATGTCCAAGAGCGGCATGGCCCCGAAAAGCCTGTCGCCGTTGAGTTCGCGCGGTGTGCCGCTGCGAGCGCTGAGCATCACCCTGTGCTTTGCCCTGGTGTCGCTGATGACCAGCTTCATTGCCGCCGACACCTTGTTCATGGTGCTGATGGCGGTGAGCGGAATGTCCGGGACCGTGACCTGGATCGTCATCGCCCTGGCGCAGTACCGCTTCCGCCGTGCGTTCCTGCGCGAGGGCGGCAAGCTCGAGGACATCAAGTACCGCGCGCCGTTGTACCCGCTGATCCCGCTGCTGTGCATCACCCTGTGCAGCTCGCTGTTCGTGTTCCTGGCGCTGGATGAAACGCAGAGGCCGTCGCTGTACTGGGGCTTTGGCTTCATTGCCCTGTGCTACCTGGCGTACTTCGTGATGAACCGCAAGCGCTCGCAGACCTTCGTGCCGACGGCGCCTGGGGTTTGA
- a CDS encoding enoyl-CoA hydratase/isomerase family protein, producing the protein MTSLLTTLEAGVAWITLNRPDQRNALDIPTLKHLHSLLGDFNADPAVRVVVLTGSGRSFCAGADLAEWAEAEARGALESYGWTETAHALMQRLHTLDKPTLAAINGTAVGAGMDLTLCCDLRIAAASARFKAGYTSMAYSPDAGASWHLPRLIGSEQAKRLLFLDELWGAERALAAGLVGEVCADDQLLSVTAELASRLAQGPTFAFAQTKRLIRDGAQRTLAEQLSAELAAGLLCGRSEDGAEALRASVERRPARFVGK; encoded by the coding sequence ATGACCAGCCTGTTGACCACCCTCGAAGCCGGTGTCGCCTGGATCACGCTCAACCGCCCCGACCAGCGCAATGCCCTGGACATCCCCACCCTCAAGCACCTGCACAGCCTGCTCGGAGACTTCAACGCCGACCCCGCCGTGCGCGTGGTGGTACTGACTGGCAGTGGGCGCAGCTTCTGCGCTGGCGCCGACCTTGCCGAATGGGCCGAGGCCGAGGCTCGCGGCGCCTTGGAAAGCTACGGCTGGACCGAAACCGCCCATGCCTTGATGCAGCGCCTGCACACCCTCGACAAACCCACCCTCGCCGCGATCAACGGCACCGCCGTCGGCGCCGGCATGGACCTGACCCTGTGCTGCGACCTGCGCATCGCCGCCGCTTCGGCGCGCTTCAAGGCTGGCTACACCAGCATGGCCTACAGCCCTGACGCGGGCGCCAGTTGGCACCTGCCGCGGTTGATCGGCAGCGAGCAGGCCAAGCGCCTGCTGTTTCTCGACGAGCTGTGGGGCGCCGAACGGGCACTCGCCGCAGGCCTGGTGGGCGAAGTCTGTGCCGACGATCAACTGCTGAGCGTGACCGCCGAACTCGCCTCCCGCCTGGCCCAGGGCCCGACCTTCGCCTTCGCCCAGACCAAGCGCCTGATCCGCGACGGTGCCCAGCGCACCCTGGCCGAGCAATTGTCTGCAGAACTGGCCGCCGGGCTGCTGTGCGGGCGCAGCGAGGACGGTGCCGAGGCACTGCGCGCCTCCGTCGAGCGCAGGCCCGCGCGCTTCGTCGGCAAATGA
- a CDS encoding acyl-CoA dehydrogenase family protein has translation MNFQLTQEQEMLVEAVRSFVAKELLPHEEEVDRADAVSPELAAQIRGKAIAAGFYAFNMPEEVGGGGLDYLSQALIERELSKVSWAVHVFVARPSKILMACKHEQINDYLLPSVQGEKIDCFALTEPGAGSDANAIKTRAVRQGDDFVINGSKHFISHAGHADFAIVFAVTDTYEHNGRKRNAVTAFLVDRGTPGMTIRRGPKCVSNRGYHTYELFFDDCKVPASKVLGEVGKGWEVANAWLTAGRVMVAANCVGQAQRALDLSLQWSADRKQFGQPIGSYQGVSFKLADMATQIRAAELLTLHTAWKMDQGSMTDGEAGMAKLFASEVLGKVADEAVQIFGGMGLMDEGPVERIWRNARIERIWEGTSEIQRHIISRELLRPLLR, from the coding sequence ATGAATTTCCAACTGACCCAAGAACAAGAAATGTTGGTGGAAGCGGTACGCAGTTTCGTTGCCAAGGAGCTGCTGCCCCACGAGGAAGAGGTCGACCGCGCCGACGCGGTGTCGCCCGAGCTGGCGGCGCAGATCCGCGGCAAGGCCATCGCCGCAGGCTTCTATGCCTTCAACATGCCCGAGGAGGTCGGCGGTGGCGGGCTTGATTACCTGTCCCAGGCGCTGATCGAACGTGAGTTGTCGAAGGTGTCCTGGGCCGTGCACGTGTTCGTCGCACGCCCTTCGAAAATTCTCATGGCCTGCAAGCACGAGCAGATCAACGACTACCTGCTGCCCAGCGTGCAGGGCGAGAAGATCGATTGCTTCGCCCTCACCGAGCCTGGCGCCGGTTCCGATGCCAATGCCATCAAGACCCGCGCCGTGCGTCAGGGCGACGACTTCGTGATCAATGGCAGCAAGCATTTCATCAGCCATGCCGGGCACGCCGACTTCGCCATCGTCTTCGCCGTTACCGACACCTACGAACACAACGGCCGCAAGCGCAATGCCGTGACCGCTTTTCTGGTCGATCGCGGCACCCCCGGCATGACCATCCGCCGTGGGCCCAAGTGCGTGAGCAATCGCGGCTACCACACCTATGAGCTGTTCTTCGACGACTGCAAGGTGCCCGCCAGCAAGGTGCTGGGCGAGGTCGGCAAGGGCTGGGAAGTGGCCAACGCCTGGCTGACCGCCGGGCGGGTGATGGTCGCCGCCAACTGCGTCGGCCAGGCCCAGCGTGCACTGGACCTGTCGCTGCAGTGGTCGGCGGATCGCAAGCAGTTCGGCCAACCGATCGGCAGTTATCAGGGCGTGTCGTTCAAGCTTGCCGACATGGCCACGCAGATTCGCGCGGCCGAGCTGCTGACCCTGCACACCGCCTGGAAGATGGACCAGGGCAGCATGACCGATGGCGAGGCCGGCATGGCCAAGCTGTTCGCCAGCGAGGTGCTGGGCAAGGTCGCCGATGAAGCGGTACAGATCTTTGGCGGCATGGGCCTGATGGACGAGGGACCGGTGGAGCGGATCTGGCGCAACGCGCGGATCGAGCGGATCTGGGAGGGCACGTCAGAGATCCAGCGGCATATCATTTCCCGCGAACTGCTGCGCCCTCTGCTGCGCTGA
- a CDS encoding 5-guanidino-2-oxopentanoate decarboxylase translates to MHDKPLTGGQALVRLLANYGVDTVFGIPGVHTLELYRGLPGSGIRHVLTRHEQGAGFMADGYARISGKPGVCFVITGPGVTNAATAIGQAHADSIPLLVISSVNHSASLGKGWGCLHETQDQRAMTAPITAFSALALSPEDLPELIARAWAVFDSERPRPVHISVPLDVLSAAVARDWSAEVVRRPGRSVPDRTVLDQAAARLAAAKRPMIIAGGGALQAGAELAALSERLAAPVFTSVAGKGLLPPEAPLSAGASLCVEPGWQMIAEADVVLAVGTEMADTDFWRERLPINGELIRIDIDPRKFNDFYPCALALQGDARLTLAGVLEHLPQVRRDATAVIQAVAGLREAVRAGHGPLQRLHQGILDRVGRALPDNAFISTDMTQLAYTGNYAFPSKAPRSWLHPTGYGTLGYGLPAGIGGMFAGGERPGLVLVGDGGFLYTAQELATAVEELDRPLVVLLWNNDALGQIRDDMLGLDIEPIGVLPRNPDFIGLGRAFGCAVAQPGSLDELEQELRNGFARNGVTLIELRHACAH, encoded by the coding sequence ATGCATGACAAACCCTTGACCGGCGGCCAGGCCCTGGTCCGATTGCTGGCCAACTATGGCGTCGACACCGTGTTCGGCATCCCCGGCGTGCACACGCTGGAGCTGTATCGCGGCCTGCCTGGCAGTGGCATCCGCCATGTGCTGACCCGCCATGAACAGGGCGCTGGCTTCATGGCCGACGGCTATGCGCGCATCAGTGGCAAGCCGGGTGTGTGCTTCGTCATCACCGGCCCCGGTGTGACCAATGCCGCCACCGCCATCGGCCAGGCCCATGCCGACTCGATTCCGTTGCTGGTGATTTCCAGCGTCAACCACAGCGCCAGCCTGGGCAAGGGCTGGGGTTGCCTGCACGAGACCCAGGACCAACGCGCGATGACCGCGCCGATCACCGCCTTCTCGGCGCTGGCCCTGAGCCCGGAAGACCTGCCTGAGCTGATCGCCCGCGCCTGGGCGGTGTTCGACAGCGAGCGACCGCGGCCGGTGCATATTTCGGTGCCGCTGGATGTGCTGTCGGCAGCGGTGGCGCGTGACTGGAGCGCCGAGGTGGTACGCCGTCCTGGTCGCAGCGTGCCGGATCGCACGGTGCTGGATCAGGCAGCGGCCAGGCTGGCGGCGGCCAAGCGCCCGATGATCATCGCTGGCGGTGGGGCATTGCAGGCGGGGGCTGAACTGGCCGCGCTGAGCGAGCGTCTGGCGGCACCGGTGTTCACCAGCGTGGCAGGCAAGGGGCTGCTGCCGCCTGAAGCGCCGCTCAGTGCCGGCGCGAGCCTGTGTGTGGAGCCTGGCTGGCAGATGATCGCCGAGGCTGACGTGGTGCTGGCGGTGGGGACCGAGATGGCCGACACCGATTTCTGGCGCGAGCGCCTGCCGATCAACGGCGAACTGATCCGCATCGACATCGACCCGCGCAAGTTCAACGATTTCTACCCTTGCGCGCTGGCGCTGCAGGGTGATGCGCGCCTCACCCTGGCCGGGGTGCTGGAGCATCTTCCCCAGGTTCGTCGCGACGCCACGGCGGTCATCCAGGCGGTTGCCGGCCTGCGCGAGGCGGTGAGGGCAGGGCATGGTCCGTTGCAGCGGCTGCACCAAGGCATTCTCGATCGTGTGGGCCGGGCATTGCCGGACAATGCCTTCATCAGTACCGACATGACGCAGTTGGCCTATACCGGCAACTACGCCTTCCCCAGCAAGGCGCCGCGCAGTTGGCTGCATCCCACGGGGTACGGAACCCTGGGCTATGGTCTACCGGCGGGCATCGGCGGCATGTTCGCCGGTGGCGAGCGTCCGGGCCTGGTGCTGGTGGGTGACGGCGGCTTCCTGTACACCGCGCAGGAACTGGCCACGGCGGTCGAGGAGCTGGACCGGCCGCTGGTGGTATTGCTGTGGAACAACGATGCGCTCGGGCAGATCCGCGACGATATGCTGGGCCTGGATATCGAGCCCATCGGCGTGCTGCCGCGCAACCCCGACTTCATCGGCCTGGGCCGCGCCTTCGGTTGCGCCGTGGCGCAGCCCGGCAGCCTCGATGAACTGGAGCAGGAACTCAGGAACGGATTCGCGCGCAACGGCGTCACCCTGATCGAACTCAGGCATGCCTGCGCCCATTGA
- a CDS encoding hybrid sensor histidine kinase/response regulator — protein sequence MIRLRADGLLRRLLLFILLFSLCFTVLASAVQLYFEYRREMRDIDARMELIRAGYLASLERSLWDLDQEQLNVQLRGLVDFSDVARVRLDSSDFQLLQGQAEPAGPLRVERFALDFQPPSGPPRHLGELEVSIDLGAVHQRLFATGLTSLLWMSVFLCGLAVALSGLFYRLVTRHLQVMAEFARRVAAGQWQEPLRLDKRRSPRADEIDTVAHALDDMRQAILSDIERREQDRLALQDKRDELQAMVERRTESLARAKDEAEAANLAKSRFLATMSHELRTPLNGILGMAELLRTSSFDTLGRKRLEALYKAGEGLSSILNEVLFFARLEEGESHPEPVNFALRQLCSEVLTLLEPRATANGTELDCHIDARLAPHQFGAEQYLRQVLSNLLANAIKFTEGGRVSLEVRVLQGQWLRVQVSDDGIGIAPAMQARIFERFTQASETVARRYGGTGLGLAICKHLIERLGGRIGVDSREGQGSCFWFEVELPAGRDVAALSASQGLPPALEILVVEDVALNREVAGGLLERDGHRVSFAEDAAQALAVCAQRRFDLLLLDVHLPGMSGVELCRQLRAGAGPNRQTRILALTAGVQPAVVRGYLEAGMQGVLAKPLRLDRLRRALAQAEPLVLEPDAHTALDLALLQTHRQLLGEQKVQGLLATLRQSLEAQRGALLDAQHLGDCTQAADLAHRLAGSSDSLGLSGLATALRQVEQAAVALDSQALQALADSTRTALDAALILLEQLIQSART from the coding sequence ATGATTCGTCTGCGCGCCGACGGCCTGCTGCGCCGCCTGCTGCTGTTCATCCTGCTGTTCAGCCTGTGCTTCACCGTGCTGGCCAGCGCGGTGCAGCTGTATTTCGAGTACCGCCGCGAAATGCGCGATATCGACGCGCGCATGGAGCTGATCCGCGCCGGTTACCTGGCGAGCCTGGAGCGCAGCCTGTGGGACCTGGACCAGGAGCAGCTCAACGTTCAGTTGCGCGGGCTGGTGGACTTCTCCGATGTGGCTCGGGTGCGGCTGGACAGCAGCGACTTCCAGCTGCTGCAAGGCCAGGCCGAACCTGCCGGGCCACTGCGCGTCGAGCGGTTCGCCCTGGACTTCCAGCCGCCCTCCGGGCCGCCGAGGCACTTGGGGGAACTCGAGGTGAGCATCGACTTGGGCGCGGTGCACCAGCGCCTGTTCGCCACCGGGCTGACCAGCCTGCTATGGATGAGCGTGTTTCTCTGCGGGCTGGCGGTGGCGCTGTCCGGGCTGTTCTACCGCCTGGTCACCCGCCACTTGCAGGTGATGGCCGAGTTTGCCCGGCGCGTGGCGGCGGGCCAGTGGCAGGAGCCGCTACGCCTGGACAAGCGGCGTTCGCCACGCGCCGATGAGATCGACACCGTGGCCCACGCCCTGGACGACATGCGCCAGGCGATCCTCAGCGATATCGAGCGCCGCGAGCAGGATCGCCTGGCCCTGCAGGACAAGCGTGACGAACTGCAGGCCATGGTCGAGCGGCGCACCGAAAGCCTGGCCCGGGCCAAGGACGAAGCCGAGGCGGCGAACCTGGCCAAGTCGCGCTTCCTGGCGACCATGAGCCACGAGTTGCGCACGCCGCTCAACGGCATTCTCGGCATGGCCGAACTGCTGCGTACAAGCAGCTTCGACACGTTGGGCCGCAAGCGTCTGGAGGCGCTGTACAAGGCCGGCGAAGGGTTGTCGAGCATCCTCAACGAGGTGCTGTTCTTCGCCCGTCTGGAAGAAGGTGAAAGCCACCCGGAGCCCGTTAATTTTGCCCTGCGCCAGCTGTGCAGCGAGGTGCTGACCCTGCTCGAGCCGCGCGCCACCGCCAATGGCACCGAGCTGGACTGCCATATCGATGCCCGGTTGGCGCCCCATCAGTTCGGCGCCGAGCAGTACCTGCGCCAGGTGCTGAGCAACCTGCTGGCCAATGCGATCAAGTTCACCGAAGGCGGCCGGGTCAGCCTCGAGGTGCGCGTGCTGCAGGGGCAGTGGTTGCGGGTGCAGGTCAGCGATGACGGCATCGGCATCGCCCCGGCAATGCAGGCGCGGATCTTCGAGCGCTTCACCCAGGCCAGTGAAACCGTGGCTCGGCGTTACGGCGGTACGGGCTTGGGGCTTGCAATCTGCAAGCACCTGATCGAACGCCTGGGCGGTCGGATCGGCGTGGATAGCCGCGAAGGGCAGGGCAGTTGCTTCTGGTTCGAGGTGGAGCTGCCCGCGGGGCGTGACGTCGCCGCCCTGTCAGCCAGCCAGGGGCTTCCGCCTGCCCTCGAGATCCTGGTGGTCGAGGATGTGGCGCTCAACCGCGAGGTGGCGGGCGGCTTGCTCGAGCGTGACGGTCACCGGGTCAGCTTCGCCGAGGATGCGGCGCAGGCGCTGGCGGTCTGCGCACAACGACGCTTCGACCTGCTGCTGCTGGATGTGCACCTGCCAGGCATGAGCGGTGTCGAGTTGTGCCGGCAACTGCGCGCGGGCGCCGGGCCGAATCGGCAGACGCGAATCCTGGCCCTGACGGCGGGCGTGCAACCGGCCGTGGTACGCGGCTACCTGGAAGCCGGGATGCAAGGGGTGCTGGCCAAACCGTTGCGCCTGGATCGACTGCGCCGTGCACTGGCCCAGGCCGAGCCGCTGGTGCTCGAGCCCGATGCACACACCGCCCTGGATCTGGCCCTGCTGCAAACCCATCGCCAGTTGCTCGGCGAGCAGAAGGTGCAGGGGCTGCTGGCGACCCTGCGCCAGAGCCTCGAGGCGCAGCGCGGGGCTTTGCTCGACGCCCAGCACCTGGGGGACTGCACCCAGGCCGCAGACTTGGCCCATCGCCTGGCGGGCAGCAGCGATTCGTTGGGGCTGAGCGGGTTGGCGACGGCGTTGAGGCAGGTCGAGCAAGCAGCAGTGGCTCTGGACAGCCAGGCGCTGCAAGCGCTGGCAGACAGTACGCGAACCGCCCTGGATGCCGCGCTCATCCTGCTGGAGCAGTTGATCCAGAGCGCTCGTACATAA